The Paenibacillus sophorae genome has a segment encoding these proteins:
- the lonB gene encoding ATP-dependent protease LonB, whose amino-acid sequence MELSILLMVVQLFFALVIGVYFWNLLRGQKTSKTAVERESRKELEKLRKMRAISLTKPLAEKTRPAAIKDIVGQKDGLRALKAALCSANPQHVIIYGPPGVGKTAAARVVMEEAKKNPFSPFKADSKFTEIDATAARFDERGIADPLIGSVHDPIYQGAGAMGVAGVPQPKPGAVTKAHGGILFLDEIGELHPIQMNKLLKVLEDRKVLLESAYYNSEDSNTPAYIHDIFQNGLPADFRLVGATTRSPQEISPALRSRCMEIYFRPLLPEEISLITRDAIQKIGLKPSPEAVSVVQKYATNGREAVNMVQLAAGLALTEQRETLSAADVEWVAGSSQLPLRTERKIPSEPQVGVVNGLAVCGPGMGMLLEIEVSAAPAANGAGRLNITGVVDEEEIDGGSRTLRRKSMAKGSVENVLTVLRSMNLSPDRYDLHVNFPGGTPIDGPSAGLAMAVAIVSAIRELPVDNTVAMTGEIGIHGRVKPVGGVVAKVEAALQAGATTVLVPKDNWQSLFADLAQVRVIPIETVEEAFRLLFGAHLEDVRLSAVAGDTFAASPALLKADASGESANL is encoded by the coding sequence ATGGAACTTAGCATATTGCTGATGGTCGTGCAGTTATTTTTCGCGCTGGTCATCGGCGTTTACTTTTGGAATCTGCTGCGGGGGCAAAAGACAAGCAAGACGGCGGTGGAGCGGGAGTCGCGTAAAGAACTGGAGAAGCTGCGGAAAATGCGGGCCATCTCGCTGACGAAGCCGCTGGCCGAGAAGACGCGTCCGGCTGCGATCAAGGATATCGTCGGGCAGAAGGATGGTCTGCGGGCCTTGAAAGCGGCGCTGTGCAGCGCCAATCCCCAGCACGTTATCATCTACGGCCCTCCCGGTGTTGGAAAGACGGCGGCTGCCCGCGTCGTGATGGAGGAAGCGAAAAAAAATCCGTTTTCTCCTTTCAAGGCGGACTCCAAGTTTACGGAAATCGATGCCACGGCGGCCCGTTTTGACGAACGGGGCATCGCTGATCCTCTGATTGGCTCCGTTCATGATCCCATCTACCAGGGAGCTGGAGCGATGGGCGTGGCGGGTGTGCCTCAACCTAAGCCGGGGGCGGTAACCAAGGCGCATGGAGGGATTTTATTTCTGGATGAAATTGGAGAACTGCATCCCATTCAGATGAATAAGCTGCTTAAAGTGCTGGAGGATCGTAAGGTTCTGCTGGAAAGCGCATATTATAACTCGGAGGACAGTAACACGCCGGCTTATATCCACGATATTTTCCAGAATGGCTTGCCCGCCGATTTCCGGCTGGTTGGCGCAACTACGCGCTCGCCTCAGGAAATCTCTCCTGCACTCCGTTCGCGCTGCATGGAAATCTATTTCCGGCCGCTGCTTCCGGAAGAAATTTCGCTCATCACCCGGGATGCGATTCAGAAAATCGGGTTAAAGCCAAGCCCCGAAGCCGTCTCTGTTGTCCAGAAGTATGCTACGAACGGACGCGAGGCGGTCAATATGGTTCAGCTCGCAGCAGGTCTTGCACTTACGGAACAAAGAGAAACCCTGAGCGCGGCCGATGTGGAATGGGTGGCGGGCAGCAGCCAGCTGCCGCTGCGTACCGAGCGCAAGATTCCTTCCGAGCCCCAAGTAGGGGTGGTGAACGGGCTGGCGGTCTGCGGTCCGGGAATGGGCATGCTGCTTGAGATCGAAGTCTCGGCAGCTCCTGCCGCGAATGGAGCCGGCAGATTGAACATTACCGGGGTCGTGGATGAAGAAGAAATCGACGGCGGCTCGCGTACGCTCCGCCGCAAGAGCATGGCAAAAGGCTCGGTTGAGAACGTCCTGACCGTTCTGCGCTCCATGAACCTTTCGCCCGACCGCTATGATCTGCATGTGAATTTTCCGGGAGGGACACCTATCGACGGGCCTTCCGCCGGGCTCGCAATGGCTGTTGCGATTGTGTCGGCAATCCGGGAGCTGCCGGTAGACAATACGGTAGCAATGACCGGGGAGATTGGCATTCACGGAAGGGTGAAGCCTGTCGGCGGCGTAGTCGCGAAGGTAGAGGCAGCTTTGCAGGCCGGCGCCACGACGGTGCTCGTACCTAAGGACAACTGGCAGTCGCTGTTCGCCGATTTGGCGCAGGTGCGTGTCATTCCCATTGAGACAGTGGAAGAGGCATTCCGCCTTCTATTCGGCGCCCATCTCGAAGATGTCCGGCTGTCCGCCGTTGCCGGAGACACTTTTGCAGCATCTCCGGCGCTGCTGAAGGCGGACGCTTCGGGAGAAAGCGCCAATCTGTAA
- the lon gene encoding endopeptidase La, with product MVSKQTKGRRFPLLPLRGLLVYPSMVLHLDVGREKSVKALEKAMVEDNLILLCSQSEVNIEEPGQEDIFRVGTVANVRQMLKLPNGTIRVLVEGVERAEIIHYMDNEEYYEVMARELPEQPDEDPESDALMRTVLNQFEHYITLSKKVTPETLAAVSDIEEPGRLADVITSHLVLKIKDKQEILETIDVRKRLEKLLDILGNEREVLELERKINQRVKKQMEKTQKEYYLREQMKAIQKELGDKEGRAGEAEELRAQAEEKDLPERVKEKIDKEIDRLEKMPASSAEGGVIRNYVEMLLSLPWNEFTEDDLDIVKAEQVLDEDHYGLDKPKERVLEYLAVQKLVKKLKGPILCLVGPPGVGKTSLARSIARSLNRKFVRISLGGVRDEAEIRGHRRTYVGAMPGRIIQGMKTAGSLNPVFLLDEIDKMASDFRGDPSAALLEVLDPEQNNTFSDHFVEIPFDLSNVMFVTTANAVHNIPRPLLDRMEMLYIPGYTELEKLQIASRYLLPKQKKNHGLEDGQLTIEEGTLLSVIREYTRESGVRNLEQQVAALCRKAAKQIVSGEKESVSISPSDIKDYLGTARYRYGMAELEDQIGTVTGLAWTEVGGDTLLIEVTVVPGSGKLILTGQLGDVMKESAQAAFSYTRSKAEEFGIPSDFYEKNDIHIHIPEGAIPKDGPSAGITIATALVSALTKRQVSKDVAMTGEITLRGRVLPIGGLKEKSLAAHRAGYKKILLPKDNERDLKEIPESVRNDVEFVPVSHMDQVLHHALVAKIADQAVQSLQ from the coding sequence ATGGTATCCAAACAGACAAAAGGTCGTCGTTTTCCTTTATTGCCGCTCAGGGGTCTCCTTGTGTACCCAAGCATGGTCCTTCATTTGGATGTGGGTCGCGAGAAGTCAGTTAAAGCGTTGGAAAAAGCGATGGTCGAAGATAATCTGATCCTCCTCTGTTCTCAATCGGAAGTCAATATTGAAGAGCCGGGTCAAGAAGATATTTTTCGGGTCGGTACAGTCGCGAATGTGCGGCAGATGCTGAAGCTCCCCAACGGCACGATCCGTGTGCTTGTAGAGGGCGTTGAACGGGCCGAGATCATTCACTATATGGATAATGAGGAATATTACGAGGTCATGGCGCGCGAGCTTCCCGAGCAGCCTGACGAAGATCCGGAAAGTGACGCGCTGATGCGCACTGTCCTGAACCAGTTCGAGCATTATATTACCTTATCCAAAAAGGTGACGCCGGAGACGCTCGCGGCAGTATCTGACATCGAGGAGCCCGGACGTCTCGCCGATGTCATTACAAGCCATCTTGTGCTGAAGATCAAGGATAAGCAGGAAATTCTGGAGACGATTGACGTACGCAAGCGTTTGGAGAAGCTGCTTGATATTCTGGGCAACGAGCGTGAGGTGCTGGAATTGGAACGCAAGATCAACCAGCGCGTCAAGAAGCAGATGGAAAAGACGCAGAAGGAATACTATCTGCGCGAGCAGATGAAGGCGATCCAGAAAGAGCTTGGCGACAAAGAAGGCCGGGCCGGCGAAGCCGAGGAACTGCGTGCCCAGGCAGAGGAGAAGGATCTGCCGGAACGGGTCAAAGAGAAGATTGACAAGGAAATTGACCGGCTTGAGAAAATGCCTGCGAGCTCCGCAGAAGGCGGGGTCATCCGCAATTACGTGGAAATGCTGCTCAGCCTTCCCTGGAATGAATTCACCGAGGATGATCTGGATATCGTCAAGGCGGAGCAAGTGCTCGACGAAGACCACTACGGGCTGGATAAGCCGAAAGAGCGGGTGCTGGAATATCTGGCCGTCCAGAAGCTTGTCAAAAAGCTGAAAGGCCCGATCCTCTGTCTTGTCGGCCCTCCGGGAGTCGGCAAAACTTCGCTGGCGCGGTCGATCGCGCGCTCCTTGAACCGCAAGTTCGTCCGCATTTCCCTCGGCGGCGTGCGGGATGAAGCGGAGATCCGCGGCCACCGCCGCACCTATGTCGGCGCGATGCCCGGACGGATCATCCAGGGCATGAAGACAGCGGGCTCGCTCAATCCCGTCTTTCTGCTTGATGAGATTGACAAGATGGCTTCCGATTTCCGCGGTGACCCTTCTGCGGCGCTGCTGGAGGTTCTGGACCCGGAACAGAACAATACGTTCAGCGATCACTTCGTGGAGATTCCGTTCGATCTGTCGAATGTAATGTTCGTGACGACGGCCAATGCCGTGCACAACATTCCCCGTCCGCTGCTTGACCGGATGGAGATGCTGTATATCCCGGGCTACACGGAGCTTGAGAAGCTGCAAATTGCAAGCCGTTACCTGCTGCCGAAGCAGAAGAAGAATCACGGTCTGGAAGATGGCCAACTGACGATTGAGGAAGGTACGCTGCTGTCTGTCATCCGCGAGTACACACGTGAATCCGGTGTCCGGAACCTGGAACAGCAGGTTGCCGCGCTGTGCCGGAAGGCGGCCAAGCAGATTGTGTCGGGAGAGAAGGAGAGTGTCAGCATCTCTCCCAGCGACATCAAGGATTACCTGGGAACGGCCAGATACCGTTACGGGATGGCGGAGCTGGAAGACCAAATCGGTACGGTAACCGGCTTGGCCTGGACAGAAGTGGGCGGAGATACGCTGCTGATTGAAGTAACGGTGGTTCCGGGGAGCGGCAAGCTGATATTGACCGGTCAACTGGGCGACGTTATGAAGGAGTCGGCGCAGGCCGCATTCAGCTATACGCGTTCAAAAGCAGAAGAGTTTGGCATCCCGTCCGATTTTTACGAAAAGAACGACATTCATATTCACATTCCCGAAGGAGCGATTCCGAAAGATGGGCCTTCGGCGGGCATTACGATCGCAACTGCACTCGTATCTGCTCTCACTAAGCGCCAAGTCTCGAAGGATGTTGCGATGACCGGAGAGATCACGCTGCGCGGGCGGGTGCTACCGATTGGCGGACTTAAGGAGAAATCGCTTGCCGCCCATCGCGCCGGCTACAAGAAAATCCTGCTCCCTAAAGATAACGAGCGGGATCTGAAGGAAATTCCCGAGAGCGTGAGGAATGACGTGGAATTTGTGCCCGTCTCTCATATGGATCAGGTGCTGCATCACGCACTTGTGGCCAAGATCGCGGATCAGGCTGTCCAAAGTTTGCAATAG
- the ispG gene encoding flavodoxin-dependent (E)-4-hydroxy-3-methylbut-2-enyl-diphosphate synthase encodes MFLRHQTRPVNVGGITIGGNNEVVIQSMCTTKTADVEATVAEILRLEEAGCQLVRVTVNNEEAAAAIKEIKQRIHIPLVADIHFNYKLALLAIENGIDKVRINPGNIGRREKVEAVVKACKDKGIPIRIGVNAGSLEAHLLEKYGYPTPEAMVESALYHIGILEELDFHNIIVSLKASDVPMAIEAYRKAAEVIPYPLHLGITESGTLFAGTVKSSAGIGALLSMGIGNTVRISLSADPVEEVKVARELLKTFGLIANAPTLISCPTCGRLDIDLFSIANEVEEYISNIKVPIKVSVLGCAVNGPGEAREADIGIAGARGEGLLFRYGQMIRKVPEADLLSELKKEIDAIVSHYEATGEIPGRKAHHESMQGAAISES; translated from the coding sequence ATGTTCCTTAGACATCAGACGCGTCCAGTTAATGTAGGCGGCATCACAATCGGAGGAAACAATGAGGTTGTCATCCAAAGCATGTGCACGACCAAGACGGCAGATGTCGAAGCCACGGTAGCCGAAATTCTCCGACTTGAGGAAGCGGGCTGTCAACTGGTGCGCGTCACGGTGAATAACGAAGAGGCCGCTGCGGCCATCAAGGAAATCAAGCAACGGATTCATATTCCGCTCGTTGCGGATATTCATTTTAACTATAAGCTGGCCTTGCTCGCGATCGAGAACGGCATCGATAAAGTGCGAATTAACCCTGGTAATATTGGACGGCGCGAGAAAGTAGAAGCGGTTGTTAAGGCATGCAAAGATAAGGGCATTCCGATTCGCATCGGTGTCAATGCTGGTTCGCTGGAGGCTCATCTGCTGGAGAAATACGGTTACCCGACGCCGGAAGCGATGGTGGAGAGCGCCCTGTACCATATCGGAATTCTGGAAGAGCTGGATTTCCACAACATTATCGTGTCACTGAAGGCTTCTGACGTTCCAATGGCAATTGAAGCTTACCGCAAGGCTGCGGAGGTGATTCCTTATCCGCTGCATCTGGGCATTACCGAATCAGGCACCCTATTCGCCGGTACTGTGAAGAGCTCGGCAGGCATCGGCGCTCTGCTTTCCATGGGTATTGGCAATACCGTGCGCATTTCGCTCAGCGCCGATCCGGTAGAGGAAGTCAAGGTGGCGCGCGAGCTGCTGAAGACATTCGGACTAATTGCGAATGCGCCCACGCTCATTTCCTGTCCGACCTGTGGACGGCTTGACATCGACCTGTTCTCTATTGCAAATGAAGTCGAAGAGTACATCTCCAATATTAAGGTGCCGATCAAGGTTTCGGTGCTGGGCTGCGCGGTGAACGGTCCCGGCGAAGCGCGTGAGGCCGACATTGGTATTGCGGGAGCACGCGGTGAAGGTCTGCTGTTCCGATACGGGCAAATGATCCGCAAAGTTCCAGAGGCGGATTTGCTGTCTGAACTGAAGAAAGAAATCGATGCGATTGTGTCCCATTATGAAGCCACCGGGGAAATTCCCGGCCGCAAGGCTCATCACGAGTCCATGCAGGGAGCGGCGATATCTGAAAGCTGA